The window CGGTGACCCGGGCCGCGATCTCGGCACCTGCGCCGAAGAACACGGGTGCCTCGTGGATGACGACGCAGCGCCCCGTCTTGCGCACGCTGGAGACCAGCGTGGCGGTGTCGAGCGGGGAGACTGCGCGCAGGTCGAGCACCTCGGCGGAGCGGCCCTCCTCAGCGAGAGCGTCAGCGGTCTTGAGCGCGGTAGCGACGGACGGACCGTAGGCGACGAGCGTGACGTCGGTGCCCTGGCGGAGCACCTTTGCGACGTTGAGCGTGTCCGTGCCGAGCGGCGTGTCCAGGTCGACCGGGCCCTTGCCCCAGTAGCGGCTCTTGGGCTCGAAGTACAGCACGGGGTCCGGGGAGGCGATGGCCTCCTGGATCATCGTGTAGGCGTCCTGCGGGTTGCTCGGCGAGACCACGCGCAGGCCCGCGGTGTGCGCGAACAGCGCCTCCGGGCTCTCGCCGTGGTGCTCCACGCCGCCGATGCCGCCGCCGTACGGGATGCGGATCACTACGGGCAGCTGCACCGCGCCACGCGTGCGGTTGTGGATCTTCGAGAGCTGCGTGGTGATCTGGTTGAACGCTGGGAAGACGAACCCGTCGAACTGGATCTCGCAGACGGGCCGGTAGCCGCGCATGGCCAGGCCGATGGCGGTGCCGACGATGCCGGACTCCGCCAGTGGCGTGTCCACCACGCGCTGCTCGCCGAACTCGGCCTGCAGGCCGTCGGTCACCCGGAAGACGCCGCCCAGCGGGCCGATGTCCTCGCCCATGAGCATTACCTTGTCGTCACGCCGCATCGCGGCGCGCAGGCCTTCGTTGACCGCCTTGCTCAGCGACAGCGTCGTGGTGCCAGACGCCGGTGCAGGGGCGCCGCCGGAGGTGGTGTGCGTTCGTTCCGCCATGGTTGTCATCGTGCGCCTCCCTGCGCTGAGTCCGCGATCGCGTACTGGGGGGCCGGCGGGTCGCCGGCGTCGTAGGCCTCGTACCAGGCCCGTTCCGCGGCGACGACGCCGTGGGGGGTGGCGTACACGTCGTCGAACGTGCTCGCGACGGCCGAACCTCCGTCGAGGGCACGGACGCCGGTGCGCAGCGCTGCGCTCAGCTCGTCGCCCGTAGCCTTGATCTCGGCGACGAAGTCGTCGTCGAGCGCGTCCTCGGCCCGCAGCAGCGCGCCGAGACGGTCGATCGGGTCGAGGAGGCGCCACTGCTCCTCCTGCTCGGAGCTGCGGTAGCGGGTCGGGTCGTCCGACGTCGTGTGGGCGCCCATGCGGTAGGTGAACGCCTCGATGAAGCTGGGGCCCTCACCCGCGCGCGCCCGCTCGAGCGCCTCCTGCGTGGCGGCGTACACGGCGAGCACGTCGTTGCCGTCGACCCGCAGGCTGGGCAGGCCGAACGCCTCACCCCGCTGGTAGAGCGGGCTCCGCGTCTGCCTGATGGTGGGCTCGGAGATGGCCCACTGGTTGTTCTGCAGGAAGAACACGACGGGCGCGTTGTTCACGGCGGCGAACACCATGGACTCGTTGACGTCACCCTGCGAGGTGGCGCCGTCACCGAAGTAGGTGATGACGGCGGTGCCGTCGTGCTTGTCGTGCGGGGTGCCGTCCCGCTGGACGCCCATCGCGTAGCCGGTGGCGTGCAGGGCGTGCGCACCGATGACGATCGTGTAGACCTGGGTGTTGAACTCGTTCGGGTTCCA is drawn from Promicromonospora sp. Populi and contains these coding sequences:
- a CDS encoding alpha-ketoacid dehydrogenase subunit beta, whose product is MAERTHTTSGGAPAPASGTTTLSLSKAVNEGLRAAMRRDDKVMLMGEDIGPLGGVFRVTDGLQAEFGEQRVVDTPLAESGIVGTAIGLAMRGYRPVCEIQFDGFVFPAFNQITTQLSKIHNRTRGAVQLPVVIRIPYGGGIGGVEHHGESPEALFAHTAGLRVVSPSNPQDAYTMIQEAIASPDPVLYFEPKSRYWGKGPVDLDTPLGTDTLNVAKVLRQGTDVTLVAYGPSVATALKTADALAEEGRSAEVLDLRAVSPLDTATLVSSVRKTGRCVVIHEAPVFFGAGAEIAARVTEECFYALEAPVLRVGGFHTQYPVAKHEHEYLPSVDRVLDAVDRAFAH
- the pdhA gene encoding pyruvate dehydrogenase (acetyl-transferring) E1 component subunit alpha, with protein sequence MTTNISSNEAIPTLQLLDPQGNRVTTRATKGYRDRAAALTSEDLRGMYRDMVLTRRFDDEATSLQRQGELALFAPARGQEAAQVGSAHALRPQDYVFPSYREHGVLHVRGVDPVDRLRFFRGSDHGGWNPNEFNTQVYTIVIGAHALHATGYAMGVQRDGTPHDKHDGTAVITYFGDGATSQGDVNESMVFAAVNNAPVVFFLQNNQWAISEPTIRQTRSPLYQRGEAFGLPSLRVDGNDVLAVYAATQEALERARAGEGPSFIEAFTYRMGAHTTSDDPTRYRSSEQEEQWRLLDPIDRLGALLRAEDALDDDFVAEIKATGDELSAALRTGVRALDGGSAVASTFDDVYATPHGVVAAERAWYEAYDAGDPPAPQYAIADSAQGGAR